The Thermococcus peptonophilus genomic sequence TATCTCGGGCGGACTGAGTTTAGTGTTGCCCCTGCGGCTTCCTTGATGGGGGTGGTTTTCACTGCGGTACTCATACTCTCTTGGGCATATGGGGGCGGAGTGAAAAGCCTTGATTACATTTTTGCGTTTCTAGCCCTGGTAGTTGCCTTTGTGACAAAACCCACCGATTTAAGTGATGCAATTTTGGGCTTTTCTAATTATGTTGGTGGATTTGCAGCTGCTCTTCTCTTGTTTAGGGGATTTGAGCCATTCCAGGAAGCTGAGGGCGGCCTCTTTTCAGTGATAAAGGGTAGCGGACGTATAGCCCTTTTTTTGGTGTCTGGTGCTCTGATGAGGTGGGGGTTCGAACGATTTGGGGGCGTTCCAAAAGACAACGTTTAAATACGTCCATTGCTAACCTGCCCTGGTGATTGCAATGGTGATGAGGCTCTCGGCAATATACGGCAAGCAGATATACAACACAAAAGGCAACTACGTCGGTTATGTTGATGAGGTTCTAATAGAGATAGATCAGGGCCGCGGCAGGGTGCTGGCACTAGTGCTTCCCGGTGAGAAGGTTGGTGTCCCCTACGACCGCGTTACCGCAATTGGAGATATAATACTCGTAAGGGCAAAAGAGGAGTAATTCTTGCAATTAAAAAAGAACAGGGAATCGTCCGCTTTTCCTTTAGCCTTCCTTTATGTTCAGTGCTTCAAGGAATTTTTCCGTTATAGCCTCCTCCGCTAGCCTAAGGAGGGAGTTCTTGTCTTTGGCCAGCTTGAAGAGCCCGAGCGGGATTCTTGCACCCCCTGCACGGGCATGGCCGCCGCCACTGCCGATTTCCCCGAATGCATCCTTCATGACTTTCCCTATGTTGACGCGGACGTCGCGAGTTCTGGCGGACATCTCTATGTAGTCTTCTACTATACCAAAGACCAGAACGGTTGTTATTCCTTCCAGCCTAAGGAGGAAGTCCGCCGCCTCTGCCAGGGCATCTCTGTTCTTTATGAAGCCCACGTTGCTGATAACGACGTTCTTGTACATCCTGCGATTCAGTATTGCCCTTGCGAGTATCTCGGCAGTTTCGGTGCTTATGTCAGGGTGCTCTATCTTGTCGAGAACTTCGTAATCGACCTTTCCTGCGAGGAACTCAATTGCCTTCAGATCCACCGGGCTGAGCTTGGAGAACTTTTTGGTGTCCACGTATATTCCATAGAACAGTGCCGTAGCCAGAGCCGGGGTCAGAGGATAGTTCATTCCCCTGAGATATTCCGCAAGGATAGCAGAAGCTGAGTTTACCTCTGGACGGATATCTGTGAACGCGTCTTCGGGCAGTAGCTCACTTAGGTGCTGGAGGATCTGGTGGTGGTCTATCACTATCTTGATCTTCTCGAGGTCGGCATCTTCGAGGATGGTCAGATTGCCGTTTGGCTGGCAGTCCACCAATGCAAGGAATGGCATCCTCTTTATTTCATACGATCCCCTTGAAACTTTGGTGAGTTCAATTCCAAGCAGGTTTATGAAAGCTCTGTTTTCGTGGTGGGTTATCTCCCCACCGTGGAAAATCTTTGTTTTAAATCCAAGCGTCTGGGCAATAGCCGCCAGAGCTGTGGCGCTTGCTATTGAATCCGGATCTGGATTGTCGTGCATTATTATTCCAAGTGTATCGGCGGACTCTCTAAGCTCCCTTAACTTTTTGAGGAGGAGGTTCAGGTTCTTCTTTTCACCAATGCGGTGAATGACCCTCAGAAGGGCATCCCTAAGAGCATCCATTGGTGTTATTGCGTAGTCAATGGCTAAATCGGCCTCAAATGAGGCTTTTAGGTCCTCTTTAAAGCTCTCAAGAGTTGTGCCCTCAGGTAGGACTGTAACTATCGGGATGTCCTTGTTGTTGCTCCTTACCACATAAACAGTTTTTTTGATGGTTCCGAGGTCCATCGTAGTTATCACTAAGAGGTCTGCCCTGTCGATGCCTGCTTTCAGGAGTGTGGCAGTATATGAAAAATCACCTTGGACTACATTTAACCCGCCTTCACTCAGGGTTTGAGCTCTCAGCTCGTCTTTCTCTATGATGGTTACCTCAAATTCACCGCGGAGTGCCTCCGCTATCAGGCGTCCCAGGATGCCACCACCGAGTATTAGTATCCTCATCAGCATCACCCTAGTAGGACAATAATGTTTAAATAGTTACCACAGTACACTATGAAGTGGACTTGGCATTTGGTTCTATTGATGAGGCGATATATATAGCTAATGGTGGTGCCGATGGAGCTTCCAACAAAGACTCCCTTGGTGGAGAACGCGGTCGTTATGTCTAAAATAGATTTAGCCAATCTGATTCAAAAGGCCCTCGCCCGGGAAAGGGGAGTCTTCCTTAAAATCTTCTCAAAGGATGCTGAGAACAAGTATTACATAACTCTCCTGCTCGATAGCAGTAAGGTTCTCGCGGCTGAAGGCATTGTAGTGGATACCAAAGAA encodes the following:
- a CDS encoding PRC-barrel domain-containing protein codes for the protein MVMRLSAIYGKQIYNTKGNYVGYVDEVLIEIDQGRGRVLALVLPGEKVGVPYDRVTAIGDIILVRAKEE
- a CDS encoding DHH family phosphoesterase → MRILILGGGILGRLIAEALRGEFEVTIIEKDELRAQTLSEGGLNVVQGDFSYTATLLKAGIDRADLLVITTMDLGTIKKTVYVVRSNNKDIPIVTVLPEGTTLESFKEDLKASFEADLAIDYAITPMDALRDALLRVIHRIGEKKNLNLLLKKLRELRESADTLGIIMHDNPDPDSIASATALAAIAQTLGFKTKIFHGGEITHHENRAFINLLGIELTKVSRGSYEIKRMPFLALVDCQPNGNLTILEDADLEKIKIVIDHHQILQHLSELLPEDAFTDIRPEVNSASAILAEYLRGMNYPLTPALATALFYGIYVDTKKFSKLSPVDLKAIEFLAGKVDYEVLDKIEHPDISTETAEILARAILNRRMYKNVVISNVGFIKNRDALAEAADFLLRLEGITTVLVFGIVEDYIEMSARTRDVRVNIGKVMKDAFGEIGSGGGHARAGGARIPLGLFKLAKDKNSLLRLAEEAITEKFLEALNIKEG